Part of the Deltaproteobacteria bacterium CG2_30_66_27 genome, ACGGTCTTCGCCCCGACCACCGCCGCGAGGTGCAGCGGCCCGGTGTCCGGGGCGATCATGTGGCCGCACGCCCGGTAGACGGCCGCCAGCGCCTTGTACCCGAGGCGCGGCAGGAGCGCGACGTGCCCACTCGAAAGGTACCGGATCGCCCGGCACTCCTCCCGTTCCTTCTCCGTCCCCCAGGAGAGGAACACCCCCAGGTCCGGGAAGGCGTCCCGCACGATCCGCACGGTGTCCGCCCAGAAGGCGGGATCCATCCGCTTCGTGTTCCACGTGGTGCCGGGATGGACGGCCAGCCGCGGCGACGCATCCGGCAGCAGGTCCGTAAGAAGGCGGCCGGCGGCATCCGTTTCTCCCGGGGTGTTCACCACCTCCCCACGGCATTCCTCCATCGCGAACGGGACTCCGAAGGGAGCGCTCGCCACGCGCAGGAGCTTCTGCGTTACGTGCCGGTCCTCTTCCACCGCCGGCGGACGGCGGTTCGTGAACCAGAGGTTCTGTCGCTCCCGCGCGGTCTCCCGGGGAAAACCGTACCGCAGCGGGGCGCCGGAAAGGTACGTCACTACGCCGCTCTTGATGTTCCCCTGGAGGTCGATGGCAAGATCGTACTTCCTCCCGCGCAACGCCTCCGCGGCGATCCGCGCTTCCCGCCACGTGGCGCGGGACCCCAGGCGCCCCTTCCACTCCTTGATCGGCAGGGGAATCACTTTCGAGATCCCCGGGTTCCCCTCGAGAAGATCCGCGAACCGTGTGTCGACGGCCCAGTCGATCTCCGCCTTTGGCGCCGCCTTGCGAAGATACGTCACCGCCGGGAGCGCGTGCACCACGTCTCCCATCGCGGAGAGTTTCACCACCAGGATCTTGCGGAAATCAGGCAACGGCATGTGGTCCCGCGGGGAGAAGTTCCTTCGCCGCGGCGATCACCATGTCGGGCGTCACCCCGAGCATGCACTCGTGCCCCCGGTCGCAGACCCTCCGCTTGCAGGGCGAGCAGTCGATCTCCACCCGGACGATCCTGGCGCGATCCGTCCACGGCGAGGTGCGCCGCCAGTCGGTGGGGCCGAAGATCGCGACGAGCGGGACGCCGAGGGCGGCCCCGATGTGCATCGGCCCGGAGTCGTTGGTGAGCAGGAAGGAGGAGAGGGAGAGGAGCGCCATCATCTCGCGTACGGCGGTCTTCCCCGCGAGGTTGACCGGCGGGGTGAGGGTCGCGGCTTCGATCTCGTCGGCCAGCGGGGCCTCGGCGGTCGAACCGACGACGACGACCTTCGCGCCCCACTCCGCGGAGAGGGCGTCCGCGACGGCGGCGAACCGGTCCGGGTACCATCGCTTCGCGGAACCGTACGTCGCGCCCGGATTGATCACCACGATCGGAGTCCCCGGCTCGATGCCGAGGGACGCGAGACGCCTCGCCATCGCCTCCTTCTCTTCCTCTACCACGGCGAGTTTCAACGACGCCGGCACGGGACGAGGTATCCCAAGCCCGTCGAGCAGGCACAGATAATATTCCACCTCGTGGCGTTCGAGGATCTCCCGGGTCAGCGGGACGGGAAGGGAGAGGAGCAGCCGGCGGCCGTCCGTGGGGTATCCCGCCCGCTCCGGGATCCGGCCGAGAAAGGCGATCAAGGCCGCATCGAACGCGTTCTGCAGGAGCAACGCCCCGTCGAACCGGCGGCGTCGAAGTTCCCCGGCCAGCCGGAGTCGGCCGAGAGCCCCTTCATGACGCCCGGGCCGCTCGTAGACCATCACCTCGTCGACGTCCGGATGATGTCGGAACAACTCCGCCACGAGAGGTCGTGCGAGCAGGACGATCCGGGCGTCCGGAAAACTTTCTCGAACGCCTGCCAACGCGGGCGTCGTCATCACCGCGTCGCCCAGCCAGTTCGTCGCCCGGACCAGCAGCGTCACCGGTGGATCGTTGAATCCCATGGTCATTCATCATACCATCCGCGTTTGCGGCCGTCCCGGACTCCCTTTTTTGCCCCCTCGCGGAGAGCGGATCTGGTATAAATATATATTTCGTGGAGGGATGGCCGAGCGGCTGAAGGCGGCGGTCTTGAAAACCGCTGGGCGGCGACGCCCCGCAGGTTCGAATCCTGCTCCCTCCGCCACCCTCCTTCGCACAAGGTTGGTGACGGAGGAACGGGAACCTTGGGCTACGGAGGGTGCGCTACGTAGCCGGCGCGATTCGGAGTTTGCGTTGCGGCGCGTCGGCGAAGCAGGGCAGGATATTCGTAAAGAATGTTTGTACGGAGAGGTGGCCGAGCCGGCTGAAGGCAACCGCCTGCTAAGCGGTTGTACGGGTAAAACCGTACCGAGGGTTCGAATCCCTCCCTCTCCGCCACCCTCCTTCGCTCGAAAGCATGGGAACATCTTCGTGCTTTCGAGCTACGGAGGGTGCCCTACGTAGCCGGTGGGATCCGGGGGTTTCGTTGCAGCCCGCCGGCGGAGTAGGGCATGATTTTTCGTACCCCGGAGATCCGGGGATTCGAACCGGTTTTTCGTAAAAGATGTCCGTACGGAGAGGTGTCCGAGCTGGCCGAAGGAACGCGACTGGAAATCGCGTAGGCGGCTTATACCCGCCTCGAGGGTTCGAATCCCTCCCTCTCCGCCACCCTCCTTCGCGCAAGGTTCGTGACGGAAAAATGGGAACCTTGCGCTACGGAGGGTGCCCTACGTAGCCGGTGGGATTCGGGGTTATACGTTGCAGCCCGCCGGCGGAGTAGGACACGACATCGATACCCTGAGATCCTGGGATTCGAACCCATGTTGCGAACCACCGCGTGCCGAGGGCACGCGCCAAATCGAAGGAGGAACGAGCACGATGAAAAAGTTCACCCTGCTGGTCGCCGTTCTCATGATGGTCGCTTTCGCGGGCGCCGGTTGCAAAAAGAAGCAACCGCCCCCGCCGCCGATGCCCCCCCAGGGCGCGCCCGGTCAGCCCGGCATGCCCGGCGCTCCGCACGGCGAGGCAGGGGCGCCCCCGGTCGAGAAGAAGGTCGTCGTCCCCGCCGCCGTCAAGGGGGCGTGGAAAGCCGCGAAGATCGAAGTGGAGTTCAAGGAGAAGAAGAGCAAGAAGGCGTTCACCATCCCCCTGAACTCCGAGTTCAAGGTTCCCGACACGGACCTGACGATGAAGATCGGGAACTTCCTGCCGCACTTCTCGATGG contains:
- a CDS encoding lipopolysaccharide heptosyltransferase II, translating into MTMGFNDPPVTLLVRATNWLGDAVMTTPALAGVRESFPDARIVLLARPLVAELFRHHPDVDEVMVYERPGRHEGALGRLRLAGELRRRRFDGALLLQNAFDAALIAFLGRIPERAGYPTDGRRLLLSLPVPLTREILERHEVEYYLCLLDGLGIPRPVPASLKLAVVEEEKEAMARRLASLGIEPGTPIVVINPGATYGSAKRWYPDRFAAVADALSAEWGAKVVVVGSTAEAPLADEIEAATLTPPVNLAGKTAVREMMALLSLSSFLLTNDSGPMHIGAALGVPLVAIFGPTDWRRTSPWTDRARIVRVEIDCSPCKRRVCDRGHECMLGVTPDMVIAAAKELLPAGPHAVA